Proteins found in one Bacteroidales bacterium WCE2008 genomic segment:
- a CDS encoding preprotein translocase subunit SecG, protein MNWLFVTLTVLIVIAAVLLVLVVLLQNGKGDGMASNFVAANNVLGVRQAANELEKATWYLVSFILIAAIASSFTLGNGGSAAVDITDQVENVTEQQPAFPSAPVSQEAPATESAE, encoded by the coding sequence ATGAATTGGTTATTTGTAACTCTGACAGTTCTTATTGTTATCGCTGCAGTGCTTCTCGTGCTGGTAGTGTTGCTTCAGAATGGCAAGGGCGACGGTATGGCCAGCAACTTCGTTGCAGCCAACAACGTGCTCGGTGTCAGGCAGGCAGCCAATGAGCTTGAGAAAGCTACTTGGTACCTCGTAAGCTTCATTCTCATAGCAGCTATCGCATCTTCTTTCACCCTCGGAAATGGCGGTTCCGCAGCCGTTGACATTACCGACCAGGTAGAGAACGTTACCGAGCAGCAGCCTGCATTCCCTTCAGCCCCTGTTTCTCAGGAGGCTCCGGCAACTGAATCTGCTGAGTAA
- a CDS encoding Lipopolysaccharide-assembly translates to MKRLIFRILAIVALASAANSCGIYSFTGTSIQPDVKSVTLNYFEYKALRVNPTLSNQLTEEVREKFRRMTRLEQVDVDGDIEIEGQITGYDVKSMGITANEVASTNRLTVSVKIKFTNRKYPEEDFEKSFSAYADYPSTDPLDAVEGDLCDKIVEQLSEDIMNATIANW, encoded by the coding sequence ATGAAAAGACTGATTTTCAGAATATTGGCCATTGTCGCCCTTGCATCCGCAGCAAATTCCTGCGGAATATATTCTTTTACAGGCACGTCAATCCAGCCGGATGTCAAGTCCGTGACCTTGAATTATTTTGAATACAAGGCGCTCAGGGTCAATCCTACCCTCAGCAATCAGCTTACCGAGGAGGTAAGGGAGAAATTCCGCAGGATGACACGTCTGGAGCAGGTGGATGTGGATGGAGATATCGAGATCGAGGGCCAGATCACCGGCTACGACGTCAAGTCGATGGGTATTACCGCCAATGAGGTTGCTTCGACGAACAGACTTACCGTATCGGTGAAGATCAAGTTCACCAACCGCAAGTATCCGGAGGAAGATTTTGAGAAGTCTTTCTCTGCCTATGCCGACTACCCGTCCACGGATCCTCTCGACGCGGTCGAGGGAGATCTCTGCGATAAGATCGTGGAGCAGCTGAGCGAGGATATAATGAACGCAACTATAGCAAACTGGTAG